Proteins encoded within one genomic window of Longimicrobium sp.:
- a CDS encoding serine/threonine-protein kinase, translating to MREETRDRWRRAMEVLDRVIDLPEAEQGERAAALCGGDAGLRAEVEALLRACGEAGDFLEEPAPRFAAALFEGGGEPAPLPPGTDVGPFRVVREVGRGGMGSVYLAERRDPELRQRVALKVLRDGFRTAYLLRRFLEERQILASLEHPSIARLLDGGVSSDGVPWFAMEYVEGEPLDRYCDRGRLSVEERIALFRQVCDAVQYAHRSLVVHRDLKPSNLLVTAAGQPKLLDFGIARLLAQGEAAPETALTRAGLRLMTPEYASPEQARGEPVTTASDVYALGVLLHLLLAGRLPRRGGAGADREPRPPSAAVLGASPGGGGEGEPGRAAAARGLSPERLARRLRGDLDAIVLKALRAEPEERYATAEQLAADLRRHLGGLPVAARADTRWYRVRKFVRRNRAAVAAAALAAVLLTGFSAVTAVQAERIAAERDRAREVESFLLDLFQRSDPYEGSGSLLTVREVLDSASAQLGAGMAERPAMRAELLLAVGKAYYGLGAYDRAVTLLDSSYAVLRELRGETHPDAVGVANLLASVLRVDGRYPAAEALYRRVLAARRQRYGDTHPEVARTLNGLALVLRMEGRPHEAEGLLREALATDRAHAESEPAGVPQTLNNLGHVLRDQGRLEEAEAAHREALAARRALWGPRHFEVSVSLSNLAGVLSDRGDHAGADTLYRQALELRLRLVGERHPDLASDRAGYALLLHRTGELRAAEALYRQALDVHRRVLPAGHPVTAATRTGLGLLLLDLGRAGEARPLLEAALAARRRVLPPGHWQVVETESALGACLSALGRHAEAEPLLLGAHAALRNGRGGHADQARAALRRVAEHYERAGRPELAARYRAELAPAPGRAVAKSGGTE from the coding sequence ATGCGGGAGGAGACGCGCGACCGCTGGCGGCGCGCCATGGAGGTGCTCGACCGGGTGATCGACCTGCCGGAGGCGGAGCAGGGCGAGCGGGCCGCCGCGCTGTGCGGGGGCGACGCCGGGCTCCGCGCCGAGGTGGAGGCCCTGCTGCGCGCGTGCGGCGAGGCCGGCGACTTCCTGGAGGAGCCCGCCCCGCGCTTCGCCGCCGCGCTGTTCGAGGGCGGCGGCGAGCCGGCGCCCCTGCCCCCCGGGACCGACGTGGGGCCGTTCCGGGTGGTGCGGGAGGTCGGCCGCGGGGGGATGGGGAGCGTCTACCTCGCCGAGCGCCGGGACCCCGAGCTCAGGCAGCGGGTGGCTCTCAAGGTGCTGCGCGACGGGTTCCGCACGGCGTACCTGCTGCGCCGCTTCCTGGAGGAGCGGCAGATCCTGGCCTCGCTCGAGCACCCCTCCATCGCCCGGCTGCTGGACGGCGGCGTGAGCTCCGACGGGGTGCCGTGGTTCGCGATGGAGTACGTCGAGGGCGAGCCGCTCGACCGCTACTGCGACCGGGGCCGCCTTTCGGTCGAGGAGCGCATCGCCCTCTTCCGCCAGGTGTGCGACGCGGTGCAGTACGCGCACCGGAGCCTGGTGGTGCACCGCGACCTCAAGCCCTCCAACCTGCTGGTGACCGCCGCCGGCCAGCCGAAGCTGCTGGACTTCGGCATCGCCCGGCTGCTGGCGCAGGGCGAGGCCGCCCCCGAGACGGCCCTCACGCGCGCCGGGCTGCGGCTGATGACGCCCGAGTACGCCAGCCCCGAGCAGGCGCGCGGCGAGCCGGTGACCACCGCCAGCGACGTGTACGCGCTGGGCGTCCTCCTCCACCTCCTCCTCGCCGGGCGCCTCCCCCGCCGCGGGGGCGCCGGGGCGGACCGGGAGCCGCGGCCGCCCTCCGCCGCGGTGCTCGGCGCATCCCCCGGCGGCGGCGGGGAAGGCGAGCCGGGGCGGGCCGCCGCGGCGCGCGGGCTCTCCCCGGAGCGCCTCGCCCGCCGGCTGCGCGGCGACCTGGACGCCATCGTGCTGAAGGCGCTGCGGGCCGAGCCGGAGGAGCGCTACGCGACCGCCGAGCAGCTCGCCGCGGACCTGCGCCGGCACCTGGGCGGGCTCCCCGTGGCGGCGCGGGCGGACACGCGCTGGTACCGGGTCCGCAAGTTCGTCCGGCGCAACCGGGCGGCCGTGGCCGCCGCCGCGCTGGCCGCCGTGCTGCTCACGGGCTTCAGCGCGGTGACGGCCGTCCAGGCGGAGCGGATCGCCGCCGAGCGCGACCGGGCGCGCGAAGTCGAGTCGTTCCTCCTGGACCTCTTCCAGCGCTCGGACCCGTACGAGGGGAGCGGGAGCCTGCTGACCGTGCGCGAGGTGCTCGACAGCGCCTCGGCCCAGCTCGGCGCGGGGATGGCGGAGCGGCCGGCGATGCGGGCGGAGCTGCTCCTGGCGGTGGGGAAGGCCTACTACGGGCTGGGCGCGTACGACCGCGCCGTCACCCTCCTCGACTCGTCGTACGCGGTCCTGCGGGAGCTGCGCGGCGAGACGCACCCCGACGCGGTGGGCGTGGCCAACCTGCTGGCCAGCGTGCTGCGGGTGGACGGGCGCTACCCGGCCGCCGAGGCGCTGTACCGCCGCGTCCTGGCGGCGCGGCGGCAGCGCTACGGCGACACCCACCCCGAGGTGGCGCGCACGCTCAACGGGCTGGCGCTGGTGCTGCGGATGGAGGGGCGCCCGCACGAAGCGGAGGGGCTCCTGCGCGAGGCGCTCGCCACCGACCGGGCGCACGCGGAGAGCGAGCCGGCGGGGGTGCCGCAGACGCTCAACAACCTGGGGCACGTCCTGCGCGACCAGGGGCGGCTGGAGGAGGCGGAGGCCGCGCACCGCGAGGCGCTGGCGGCGCGCCGGGCGCTCTGGGGGCCGCGGCACTTCGAGGTGAGCGTGAGCCTCAGCAACCTGGCCGGCGTGCTGAGCGACCGGGGCGACCACGCGGGCGCCGACACGCTGTACCGGCAGGCGCTGGAGCTGCGGCTCCGCCTGGTGGGCGAGCGCCACCCGGACCTGGCGTCGGACCGCGCCGGCTACGCGCTCCTCCTGCACCGCACCGGGGAGTTGCGCGCCGCCGAGGCGCTGTACCGGCAGGCGCTGGACGTGCACCGGCGCGTGCTCCCCGCCGGCCACCCGGTCACGGCCGCCACCCGCACGGGGCTGGGGCTCCTCCTGCTCGACCTGGGTCGCGCGGGGGAGGCCCGGCCGCTCCTGGAAGCGGCGCTCGCCGCCCGCCGGCGGGTGCTTCCGCCCGGGCACTGGCAGGTGGTCGAGACGGAGAGCGCGCTGGGCGCGTGCCTGTCGGCGCTGGGCCGGCACGCCGAGGCCGAGCCGCTCCTGCTCGGCGCCCACGCGGCGTTGCGGAACGGCCGCGGCGGGCACGCGGACCAGGCGCGGGCCGCGCTCCGCCGGGTGGCCGAGCACTACGAGCGCGCGGGGCGCCCGGAGCTCGCCGCCCGGTACCGCGCGGAGCTCGCGCCGGCGCCGGGCCGGGCCGTTGCGAAGAGCGGGGGAACGGAGTAG